The genomic segment TTTTCCTGGACTAAATCCTACTACACCTTGAGTCTTACTACTCCCCAAATCATCAGCATGATAAGGAGTTGCTATACTGCCAAGAGCAATACAAACAAGGATGAAAATGATTGCTTTTATTTTTTTCATCTATTCTCCTTATGTTATGGACTTGTTGGTGAGATTTGGTAAGACCAAGTCATTGTTCCCTGATATTGTCCAGCAATGGCTGTCCCTGGAGTGACATGGAGATACATCCCCTTACCTGTAGTTCCAGCACCATTAGCATTTGCCCACGCATCATCTTTTGAAAGGTTATCGTAGCCAAATCCTGCATATCCTTGAACAGTTTGCTGATTACTTATATCTGTATAGTTTCCTTTCGCGCCACTATAACCAACGTCCCCTGTTAATTTTGATGCAGAGTTAGTGGTATTCGTCAGCGGAGTAGTCATCTGTACATTAAGCTGACTGCCATTAGACCATTTACTAAATATAGTGTTATAAGTTTGCATATCTGCATCTGTCGTACTTGCCCGCTTGTAGATTGCAGTGGTTATAATAGGGCTACTAAAATTTGTTTGGTACACACCAAAGTCAAACTGAGTAGGCACTACTTGATAAGCTGCACCTTGTGGACTCATCACTGCAACTTCTGTGTTTGCAATTGTTCCTGTATCAATGTCACCGTAAAGTGTTTGACCATTCACAGTCGCTGAACTCAAGAAGTTAGAGTTACTTGTCGTTTGCACAACACCTGCCAAACCAGGCTCATTGATTCCTTGATTACCAGTAAGAGCTGTCGCTCCTGTGAAGGTCAATACGGGATATCCCAATTGTTTTCCTTGATAGTAACCATTTTGATAGTAACTTGATTGATTTGATGAGTTGTTAGTAAACAGATTAGATAAATCTACACCATTTTGATTTTTGTAATCACTGATAAATTGTGACAAGTTTGCTGCTGAAGTTGAGGTATCGTTTATCAGTGGTGCTGTACCAGTAGGACTCCATTTCAATGCACTTCCAGAGCTTGCACTATAACCAGAAAGATTAAACTGTCCAGTATTTAACGTGTATGGGGAAGTATAAGTTGCTATTCCAGATACCGTTAATTTTGCTAAAGAAGCTAGTACCGTTGTCTTAGGCAAAATCAAGTTTGAGCCATCATTAAGCGTTGCATTACCAAATGTAGAGTAACTTGCACCATGATTGGCAGCAGTCGCTGTCGTACCACCATTTAACAAACCAGCATTATTAAGCGTCAAGGCTACATTTTTGTTTAGATTAAACTGTGTGAAGCTTGTCATCTTATTTGCAGATATGGTCAAAGCATTTGTACCATCTCCAACATTAATCGTTGCTGTGTTACCGTTCAATGGCATACTATTTGTGAAGTTGTCATTATCTCCACCAGCTGATACACTTGCGACTGAACTCAGAGCATTGATATTGATGACTGTCGTTTGTGACAAACCTGTCAGCCCTGTCGGACTTGTCAAGCTACTAAAGTTATATGCTGTTGATAGTATCTTACCAGTCATCGCATTTCCTGCTGCATTGACTGTGATAGTATTACTTCCTAAAGTTGTATTAACACCCGTAGATGCATCTCCGTAAATCATTACGTTATTATTTAGCAGAGCAGTTTGTCCAGTTGTTATATTTACCGTCGTACTGTTCGTAGTACCCGAACCTACGCCACCAGTAGCTGTCAAAACACCTGTTCCCGAAAGAACTGTACCACTCGGAAGAGCCTTAGTCTTCGCAGATGAACTCATTGAGAATTCTAGGTCTGTATTTCCTCGTACAGAACCATTATAAGCGCCTCCTGTAATAACTTTGCTTCCCGAAACTGGACTGCCAGTAAGGTCCGCATCTGCCACACTAACGACTGTATTTCCTTTTAGGACACTACCACCTATACCAACATAACCATAAGCTGAACCGTTGATATAACTTCCTGAAGTTAAACTCGCTTGTGCATTGCCAACCATACCCATTGTAGACTGCCCAGCTGCAATAGCTTGATTATCAACCTGACCGTTATACACATCTAACTCAGCGTTACCGAGTTGAGCGGCGTCTAAATAACCACCACCAGCTGAAGTATTTGTAATACCAGCATTGACGATATTGAGTGAAGAACCATTTAGAATCCCACCGTAATTTCCACCGTAAATACCATAAGCTGCGACGTTGTTTTGAATAACAGTTGCTTGACCTGTTTGGAAATAACCAAGTGGTCCACGACTTCCTGTGCC from the Lactococcus allomyrinae genome contains:
- a CDS encoding beta strand repeat-containing protein, with product MKTLKFRKKGRKKHFAFKSMLCLMIVSMLPFVNFSILYQDVGQGRVSQATVEKIFKPRVAIAQTITPTAAPARPSLPTTPMVSAASPTTFGYQQSISSLLSTAQKTQIVLLRSLNGATATVYKTYSIASSSLNAATGQIYTDNNANYDYILYIGGNVTAPAYWNSQFSNGSNNFEALNKRAKSITLISNPADPLTSTNSQATGTNYTLTFPKGTNVDTNAEPEVYFGCNTVFRNLTFTSSTVTTAGTAFNTAGAGKVSLYAQGNKFAMAGGAWCLSTLNLVGGSKNSDVNWQSTDANVNHGAGQSGTNLWVASTGNCGTQILAGMDSTNNTLTGDAHATIVGFGSGGINWYEGTNAGTINGSIYNDIRVTTGSGNIQNIWGGGNAAVINGNVVTTVNNSVPIGLDTFYGTFNSSGTDKVTGTVYNTITGKGTWYDGQGYYVGGGRYGTIGTSGTTTDAISNNFDTSGFTSGDTIFVGGDDRAYSGATQGTGLSSGIIYGNVTNYVKTGFTTGRIISLTGVFGMHFNALNGVSSGISTNAGYTYSPTQAEVNSFINGTSSAQADTNVAASSDGKAGAMFGNAYTWVQGGVVSVPTVGSALEDTTAAYTRGGGFLGYIKGNTTVELGTSNGSTVGGTGMVTAAGWSSGDASTGTNGYTETQNPNLSNVSGYRVFGGGGTGSRGPLGYFQTGQATVIQNNVAAYGIYGGNYGGILNGSSLNIVNAGITNTSAGGGYLDAAQLGNAELDVYNGQVDNQAIAAGQSTMGMVGNAQASLTSGSYINGSAYGYVGIGGSVLKGNTVVSVADADLTGSPVSGSKVITGGAYNGSVRGNTDLEFSMSSSAKTKALPSGTVLSGTGVLTATGGVGSGTTNSTTVNITTGQTALLNNNVMIYGDASTGVNTTLGSNTITVNAAGNAMTGKILSTAYNFSSLTSPTGLTGLSQTTVININALSSVASVSAGGDNDNFTNSMPLNGNTATINVGDGTNALTISANKMTSFTQFNLNKNVALTLNNAGLLNGGTTATAANHGASYSTFGNATLNDGSNLILPKTTVLASLAKLTVSGIATYTSPYTLNTGQFNLSGYSASSGSALKWSPTGTAPLINDTSTSAANLSQFISDYKNQNGVDLSNLFTNNSSNQSSYYQNGYYQGKQLGYPVLTFTGATALTGNQGINEPGLAGVVQTTSNSNFLSSATVNGQTLYGDIDTGTIANTEVAVMSPQGAAYQVVPTQFDFGVYQTNFSSPIITTAIYKRASTTDADMQTYNTIFSKWSNGSQLNVQMTTPLTNTTNSASKLTGDVGYSGAKGNYTDISNQQTVQGYAGFGYDNLSKDDAWANANGAGTTGKGMYLHVTPGTAIAGQYQGTMTWSYQISPTSP